DNA from Neosynechococcus sphagnicola sy1:
ATTGATGTGATTTTGCCCTTCTCCTAACGGTGTATCGGTATCGATGAAACCCTCAGTTCCATCCAAACACCTATCACCTTCACACCCATTCAAATTACTGCTATGAAACCAATTCCCATGCCACGAAACCTGCCTCGATCAATACCTCAGACGCTTGATACTATCTCTGAAATTGGCTCTGAATGGCGCAGACAAAAGTTGCCGCTCTACCTGTTTCTAGGTTTGTGCTTCAACTTAATTTTGGCTCCAGCGGTCTTGGCGGCCACGGGTGGAGACTTGTCACGCACTCAAGCTTACTGGCTCGGAGCGTTAGTGCTTCTGACCGTTGCACTTTCGATTTATCTCTTTTTCGTCATGTTTGTACCGGAGAGGTTCTAATGAGTTTTGCACGTGAAGCGAGTAGAGCCGTTCGTTCTACCCTGGTGCTCTGGGTTCTAACGGCAATCATTTATCCCTTTGTGATACTTGCGGTTGGGCAGCTTGTCTTTCCCTTTCAAGCCAATGGCAGCATTATTACCAACACTCAAGGTCAGCCCGTTGGGTCAGCGTTGATTGGACAACCCTTTACCAGCGATCGGTACTTCAACAGTCGCCCTAGCACGACCAGCTACAGCACCGCCGATCCGAAAAAGGATGAGTCAAAGGTGCTACAAACTGGCGTGTCAGGAGCCAGCAACCTAGCACCCAGTAATCCGGCATTGCTCGATCGCATCAAGGGTAAGCCTGATCCTGATCTAGCAAAGGCGATCGAAGGTGACATTCCTAGATTGCAGAAAGCAGGCGTGAAACCGACGGCTGACTTGGTCTATACCTCTGGTTCCAGCCTTGATCCCCATATCACTCCCGACGGGGCAAGGGCACAGATCGATCGGGTCGCTAAGGCACGGGGACTGCAACCCAAGCAGCTTGAAGCAATGATTAAACAGAACATCGATGGTCGCTTCCTAGGCATCTTTGGTGAACCGGGTGTCAATGTGCTGAAGCTCAACCTGGCGCTTGACGCGCTTAAACCCGCATAGGTGCAATTTTTAGAGAAGGGGAAGTGTGTTCCGTCTCTGGAGCGACAGTTTACCTCCCTTCAACACAAGATTGGTATTACCTGCCTTATAAAGAAATCAATTCAGATTCCGAAGGTCAGACGGCTTTTTTTAAAAAGTCCACTGTTGGCACGGGCAGCAGAGACTCCTCTAGTTCAGGAGGCTCCGCTTTTTTGCCGAGGAAATTGCAGCGATCCAGGCGATCCCCCTGGTGCAGCGAAAGCTAGTTATGACCATCGGTGCAGCGATCGGCAGTGTTGCGATCGCTTGTCTAGTGTTTTGTTTAGGAACCATGCTTTTTGCTCTCATTATGCCTCCTCAATTGAGTATTGCTCCGGTGCAGGAAAACCAATCAGCGATCGCCCCCTTCTAAGAGGATGTTTTAAAAGGGTCGTCTTGAGCCTCAAATACGACTCAGTGGTGCAATCTAAAATCCATAAACCCTGATTCTGTCGTAGCGGTCTCTAGGTGGTCTGAGTGGTTGGATACACCCAGGAAGACTTTTAAAACATCCTCTAAGTATTAGGACATCACCTCAAATGACCAGCTTCACGTCCAAACCCTTTAACAACTTGGTGAAGGCAAGTGGTAAGGGATCGGGGTTGGATGCGGTGGCGGATGAGATGGGTAAGCGGTTTGCGCGGAAGTCTCGGAAGATGCAGCCTGAAGGTGCAACTGTATAGAAAATAGCCTGGTGATTTGACCTCAGAGGGCGAAAGTTGAAGCTCAGAACTTGAATGTTGAAGCAATTTGCTCGACGTTCCGGGTTCTGAGCTTCGTTTTTGGAGCAAAAAGGTCGAAAT
Protein-coding regions in this window:
- a CDS encoding potassium-transporting ATPase subunit F; amino-acid sequence: MPRNLPRSIPQTLDTISEIGSEWRRQKLPLYLFLGLCFNLILAPAVLAATGGDLSRTQAYWLGALVLLTVALSIYLFFVMFVPERF
- the kdpC gene encoding K(+)-transporting ATPase subunit C, which encodes MSFAREASRAVRSTLVLWVLTAIIYPFVILAVGQLVFPFQANGSIITNTQGQPVGSALIGQPFTSDRYFNSRPSTTSYSTADPKKDESKVLQTGVSGASNLAPSNPALLDRIKGKPDPDLAKAIEGDIPRLQKAGVKPTADLVYTSGSSLDPHITPDGARAQIDRVAKARGLQPKQLEAMIKQNIDGRFLGIFGEPGVNVLKLNLALDALKPA